The genome window AGACAACATCGATTGGAAAAACGTGAAAACACGTGAAAATATAGAactatagaaattttttttttggaggggaaaaGAAAAACGCAGTTGAGGGGTTCTCCTTCTGCACATGTACATATGTAGAAGTAAACTCGTTTTTGTTAATGTTCTCGAAATAgataaaaccttttaaaacACGATTTTTTCAGTCagtaaagttgttttttagaaatttctgcTCGTAACATTAGTTGGGAAAACGGCGATTTAGGCTAAAGAAACTTACGAAGAAAACATTGAAgacattaaattattttttgggggaggggagaagaAACCTGAATCTCCTTTCTATGTAACTGCGTTCACATACTTCagtcttttgttttttccagttttttcttGGTTGATTTTATAAAAGATAAGACGTCTTGAAACAAGATCCTGTTTCagtgaaattattattttcaggaATTGCTATTCGTGGTATCGGTTGTGGCTTCGTCACAAGAACTAGGAAGTAACAAAAAACTTTACTCAAAGCGTGGAGAGTCTCAATTCCAAACAGGTCAACCAATTCTTAACTCACATCAAGACGCCTGGAAACGCACTTCAGCATTGGATGATGGTTTGATATTTGGTAATAACCTGGATACTGGCCAATCAGAATCATGGACAATGGGCCGTAGCCTTTTTAGTAATATCAATGAAGATGTTTGGAAATACGCATCAGGCTTGGACGATGGAATAATTCCAAACAAGAATCGAATTGTCAAAGAAATTGATAAACCAGAATTATGGGCAATGGGCCGTAGAATTTCAAATAATATGTATCACAATGGTTGGAAACATGTATCAGGATTGGAGGACGGAATAATCCCAAACAAGAATCAGAACACTATGCTTCCAGAACACGAACTTTTACCATTGTTCTTAGACTACGATACTCCTGTGCATAATGAAGGTTGGAAGCACTTTATGGACTTGGAAGACGGGCTGATAGTTGATCAAAATGGTCACTACACATATAATGAATTACCTGAAAATTATAATGGTAAGTTTGAGATTCACTGGAAAACGGTCTGTCAGCCTACAAAAACGGTTGGTATACCTAGTAATATTATATTGGTGAAGATCATGAGAAAACAGTATTATTATGCAACAAgaacattaaataaacaattaca of Artemia franciscana chromosome 3, ASM3288406v1, whole genome shotgun sequence contains these proteins:
- the LOC136024650 gene encoding uncharacterized protein LOC136024650, whose translation is MFSIRKVLILSELLFVVSVVASSQELGSNKKLYSKRGESQFQTGQPILNSHQDAWKRTSALDDGLIFGNNLDTGQSESWTMGRSLFSNINEDVWKYASGLDDGIIPNKNRIVKEIDKPELWAMGRRISNNMYHNGWKHVSGLEDGIIPNKNQNTMLPEHELLPLFLDYDTPVHNEGWKHFMDLEDGLIVDQNGHYTYNELPENYNAYPETYMQLKPVRKKPRISNQKPRRSKLRECRGSRRRYL